Part of the Desulfohalovibrio reitneri genome is shown below.
CCTGGTCAACGAACTGGGCCTGCGCCACGCCGACGTATGCTGCTGCCCCACCATCGGCCAGGCCAGGGAGCGGGTGGAGCAACTGCGCCGGGAGGGCGGAACCCCCTTCATTTTTCTGGAGACACGGCTGGACGAGGAATCGCCCCTGGAGTTCATGCGCGAGGTGCAAAGCGGCGTGACGGGCGCCAAGGTGGCCGTACTGGCCGCGGAGGTGAACCAGAGCCAGCTTTTCCTCTTCCACGAGAAGGGGGCCGACGGCCTGGTGCTCAAGCCGGCGGGACCCAACGCCATCATCCAGAAGGCGGCCTTCGTGCTCAATCCCCAGAGCGAGCTGGAGGAGCTCATCGCCGAAGGCAAGCGGCTCATCGGGAAGGAGGAGTTCGAGGCGGCCATCAACGTGGCCCGGGCGGTTTTGGCCCGCAAGCCGGGCAGTCCGGCGGGCCTGCTTATCATGGGCGACGCGCTGAAGGGCATGCGCAAGCGCGAGGAGGCCCTGCGCGCCTACAAGACGGCCTCGGACAACGCCAAGCTGTTCCTGGAGCCGCTGAAGCGCATCGTGCAGTTCCACCTGGAGGACAACAACGAGCGGGAAATGCTGACCTATCTGGTCAAGCTGGACCACCTCTCGCCACTCAACCTGGACCGCAAGGTGGAGATCGGCGGCATCCACCTGCGTCACGGCGAGGAGGAGAAGGCGCAGCGCTACTTCGACAAGGCGGTCTCCTTCGCGGGCATGGAGGGCGCTTCCTCGGTGGCCTGCGAGATGAGCATGTCCATCGGCGCCATGCTGCTGGATGAACGGCCCGACTTGGCCCTGAAGTACTTCCGCAACAGCCTGCGGCTGTCCAAGGGCTCCAGCCGAAGCTACCAGATGGCCACCTTCAACCGCATCGGCATCGCCCTGCGCCAGAAGGGCATGTGGGAGGAATCGGTTGAGGCCTACCTGGAGGCGGAGGAGATCGCTCCGGACGACGAGAACATCCAGTACAACATCTGCCTCGCCTATTACGACGGCGGAGAGTACGCCAAGGCGCTGGAGCGGCTGGAAAAGGCGCTGCGGATCAACCCGGACTTCCACGGCGACGACGCCTCCATCCTCTACAGCGTCGCCCACATTTATATGAAGGCGCGGCGGAAGGATCGGGCGCTGGAGTGCCTGAATAGAATCCTCGACATCCATGGGGGCTACAAGGAGACGCGCGCCCTGGCGGCCAAACTGCGGCGCGGGGAGGAACCGAAATGACAATGGCGCGGGGAGCCGAAGCGGCGGCCGGGGAGCGCAGGTACCACGCCCGGCTGGAAGTCTATGCCCCGCTGTTTCTGGTGTTTCGCCACGCGGACCACGACGGGCTGCCCTGCCTGGTCCGCAACCTCAGCCCGCGCGGGGTAATGCTGGAGTTCTCCCCCCTGGCCCGTCCCACCGGGGCGGAGGTGGGGGAGGAGTGCGTTCTGGAGCCCGCCCCGGGGCAGCCCGCGGGCCTGTTCGCCTCCCTGCGGGGCAGCGTGGCCTGGAAAGCCGGGTGCCACCTGGGGGTGGAAGCGAGCGAGCCGCTGGCCGGGGACACGGAGGAGCTCTCCGCCTGGCTGCGCGGCAATGGACTGTGTTGAGCGGCGGACGCCGAGCGTCCGCCCGGACCGGCGGCGGTCCGGCGTCGAGCGAACCTGCGGCCCCGGCGCGATACGCCAGGCGGTCAACTCAAGGGAGACGTGTGGGCGTAATCGGCCTGGACAGGCTCAAGCCCGGCATGCGGCTGGCCTCGGAACTGCGTTCCCGCCAGGGGCGGGCCCTGCTGCCGCAAGGCGCGGAGCTGACGGAGAAGCATATCCGCACCCTGAAGATATGGGGCATCGCCGCGGCGGACATCGAGGGCCACGGCGAGGAGGAGGACGAGTCCGCCCGCAGCCTCACCCCGGAGGAGATCGAGGCCATCAAGCCCTACGCCAAAGCGCATTTCCGCTTCAACAACCTCGGTTTGCCCCCGGTCCGCAACCTGGCCCGCCTGTACGCCAGGCGCGCCTGCCGCGCCAACGCCTCCATCCCCGCCTTCAAGACGCCCGGGGGGGACCGCTCCGCCCCGCCCCCCATGCCCCTGGACCCGGTGGAGCTGGCCGAGCGCAACGTGGAGCTGGTTTCCCTGCCCGAGGTTTTCCACAAGATTCTGGAGGCCATCAACGACCCCCTGGTTTCCGCCACCCACGTGGCCGGGCTGGTGAGCAAGGACACCAACCTTTCCTCCAGGCTGCTGCGGGTGGTCAACAGCCCCTACTACGGCTTCGCCGAGCGGGTGAGCACCCTCAGCCGCGCCCTGGCCCTGGTGGGCACGGAGAAGCTGGTGCAACTGGTCATCGGCATCTCGGCCGTGGAGGCCTACAAGGATGTCTCCTGCGAGGGCTTCGACCCGTATGTTTTCTGGCAGCACAGCGTGGGCTGCGGCTTGGCGGCCAGCGCCCTGGCGGCCGAACTGGGGCGGGAGGACGAGGAGTCCTTTTTCGTGGCCGGGCTGCTGCACGACATCGGCAGGCTGGCGCTCATCAAGCTGGAGCCGGGCGCGGCAGAGGAGGTCCTGCGGCGCGTTCCCGGCGCCTCCATCACCTGCGCCCAAATGGAGCTGCGTTGCTGGGGTGTCACCCACGCCGATCTGGGCGGGGAGATGCTGCGCCAGTGGAATCTGCCCGAGCCCCTTCGCATCGCCGTTGAGGACCACCACACGCCACGGGACTCCGGCCTGGGGGCGGAGGCCTCGGTCATCCACGTGGCCGATGTGGTGGCCCACGCCATGGACAGGAGGCTGGCCCCGGTTCGCGCCGTGCCGCCACTGGACAAGGGTGCCTGGGCGTCCCTGGGGCTGCAGGAGAGTGTGCTGGACCGCGTGGTCACGCAGGTGGACACCCAGTTCGCCGAGATCATGAAGGTGTTCTTCCATGACCAGTAGCCGCGAGCGGGAACGGGTCATCGGCTCCGAGTCCTACCTCCGCGAGCGGGTGGAGCACCTGGAGAAGGTGCACCAGCAGGCCCTGGACGCCCTGGACCATATCGCGGGCCTCAGCCAGCTCAAGGTCAGCCTGCGCCAGGTCAAGAGCCTGGACGCGGTGCTGGACAAGGCCGAGGAGAGCATGCAGTCGCTCATGCCTTTCAAGGCCGTGGCCTTCTATCTGGTGCGGGAGGAGGACTCCGGGCTGAGCCGGGCGCACGTGGGGCCCAATGGGGCCGAGGCCGAGGTGGAGGGCGTGTTCGATCACCTCCTGGAGAGCCATTTCATCTCCCGCGCCCTGCACGGCAGCAGGCCCGTGACCATCGACCTGGAGGACGCGGGGGAGTGCGTTCTCCATTCCCTGAGCACCCCCTCGCGCATCCGGGGCCTGTTTCTCGGGCTGGTGGACGGGCAGACCAAGTACGTGCCGGACACCTCCCTGCGCATGGTCAGCATCGTCTGCGCCAACACCGCGCATCTGCTGGAAAGCGTGGAGCTGTACCGCCTCATTCATTCCATCAATCAGGACCTGGAACAGCGGGTGGCGGACCTGACCGCCTCCAAGGAGGAGCTGGAGCGTGAGGTGGCCCGCCGCCTGCAGGCGGAGCAGGATCTCATCCGCTCGCGGCAGATGCTGGACATGGTGCTGGAGAACATCCCGCAGTACGTATTCTGGAAGGACCGGGACAACCGCTACCTGGGCTGCAACCGCAACTTCCTGCGGGCCGCGGGCAAGGAGTCCGTGGAGGCTATGTCCGGACTCACCGACCACGACCTGCCGTGGGCCGGGGAGTGGGCGGACATCTGCCGCGAGAAGGACGCCAGGGTCATGCGGGAGCGCGAGGCGGTGCAGGGCAGGCTGGAAACCATCCGCATGGCCGACGGCAGAGAGCGGTTCATCGAGTCCAACCGCGTTCCGCTGGTGAACCAGGAGGGATGCGTCATGGGCGTGCTGGGGACGTTTCAGGACGTCACCGAACGCAAGAACTACGAGGAGCGGCTGGCCTACCAGGCCTTCTACGACCCCCAGACGGGCCTGCCCAACCGCAGCCTGCTGATGGAGCGCATGGAGCGCGCCCTGAGCCGCCAGCAGCGCCGCCGCGACCGTGCCTTCTGCCTGCTCATGCTGGACCTGGACCGCTTCAAGAACGTCAACGACACCCTGGGGCACATGGCCGGAGACCAGCTGCTGGTGGAGCTGGCCGGGCGCCTGGCCGGCTGCGTGCGGGAGATGGACACCGTGGCCCGGCTGGGCGGGGACGAGTTCGCCATCCTGCTGGAGGACGTGGAGCGCTCGGACGAGTCGGAGTGCATCGCCTCCCGCATCATGGAGGCCCTGCGCAAGCCCTTCAACATCCAGGGCACCATGCAGTTCACCACCGGCAGCATCGGCATCGTGGAGGTCCGGGGGGATTATCGGGAATCCTCGGAGATACTGCGCGACGCGGACATCGCCATGTACCACGCTAAGCGCCAGGGCGGCGACGCCATCAAGCACTTCAAGCAGGAGTTGCAGGACCAGGCGGTCTACCGGGCCACCCTGGAGAACGACATGCAGCTGGGCATCCGGCGCAATGAGTTCTTCATGCTCTACCAGCCCATACACAGCCTGG
Proteins encoded:
- a CDS encoding HDOD domain-containing protein; its protein translation is MGVIGLDRLKPGMRLASELRSRQGRALLPQGAELTEKHIRTLKIWGIAAADIEGHGEEEDESARSLTPEEIEAIKPYAKAHFRFNNLGLPPVRNLARLYARRACRANASIPAFKTPGGDRSAPPPMPLDPVELAERNVELVSLPEVFHKILEAINDPLVSATHVAGLVSKDTNLSSRLLRVVNSPYYGFAERVSTLSRALALVGTEKLVQLVIGISAVEAYKDVSCEGFDPYVFWQHSVGCGLAASALAAELGREDEESFFVAGLLHDIGRLALIKLEPGAAEEVLRRVPGASITCAQMELRCWGVTHADLGGEMLRQWNLPEPLRIAVEDHHTPRDSGLGAEASVIHVADVVAHAMDRRLAPVRAVPPLDKGAWASLGLQESVLDRVVTQVDTQFAEIMKVFFHDQ
- a CDS encoding putative bifunctional diguanylate cyclase/phosphodiesterase, yielding MTSSRERERVIGSESYLRERVEHLEKVHQQALDALDHIAGLSQLKVSLRQVKSLDAVLDKAEESMQSLMPFKAVAFYLVREEDSGLSRAHVGPNGAEAEVEGVFDHLLESHFISRALHGSRPVTIDLEDAGECVLHSLSTPSRIRGLFLGLVDGQTKYVPDTSLRMVSIVCANTAHLLESVELYRLIHSINQDLEQRVADLTASKEELEREVARRLQAEQDLIRSRQMLDMVLENIPQYVFWKDRDNRYLGCNRNFLRAAGKESVEAMSGLTDHDLPWAGEWADICREKDARVMREREAVQGRLETIRMADGRERFIESNRVPLVNQEGCVMGVLGTFQDVTERKNYEERLAYQAFYDPQTGLPNRSLLMERMERALSRQQRRRDRAFCLLMLDLDRFKNVNDTLGHMAGDQLLVELAGRLAGCVREMDTVARLGGDEFAILLEDVERSDESECIASRIMEALRKPFNIQGTMQFTTGSIGIVEVRGDYRESSEILRDADIAMYHAKRQGGDAIKHFKQELQDQAVYRATLENDMQLGIRRNEFFMLYQPIHSLADGNLAGFEALLRWRHPQRGVVSPESFIPLAEKSTFIEELGHFILGEASAFAGRLRDLGGIQPYVAVNISARQLMHPEFVDRMRDTLDVYGLPADSLRLEMTETAIMERAEVAMGILLQLREMGLRLAIDDFGTGYSSFSYLQRLPVDTVKIDRFFINSIDTSREKLEIVKSIMALSTTLGLEVIAEGVETTGQLDTLRSIDCRAAQGYLFAMPLPRGEALELAKATGRSPG
- a CDS encoding tetratricopeptide repeat protein, whose product is MFFIAAGENDSFQYKDSGRAETKSLYVIRTDDEIVHKHARPIEEFVEDGGLFLVVSDDRLFYRNCKIALVNELGLRHADVCCCPTIGQARERVEQLRREGGTPFIFLETRLDEESPLEFMREVQSGVTGAKVAVLAAEVNQSQLFLFHEKGADGLVLKPAGPNAIIQKAAFVLNPQSELEELIAEGKRLIGKEEFEAAINVARAVLARKPGSPAGLLIMGDALKGMRKREEALRAYKTASDNAKLFLEPLKRIVQFHLEDNNEREMLTYLVKLDHLSPLNLDRKVEIGGIHLRHGEEEKAQRYFDKAVSFAGMEGASSVACEMSMSIGAMLLDERPDLALKYFRNSLRLSKGSSRSYQMATFNRIGIALRQKGMWEESVEAYLEAEEIAPDDENIQYNICLAYYDGGEYAKALERLEKALRINPDFHGDDASILYSVAHIYMKARRKDRALECLNRILDIHGGYKETRALAAKLRRGEEPK